DNA sequence from the Methanococcus maripaludis genome:
AAATGCGGTTAAAAAAACGGTTGAATGTAAATATTTAACTCCTGATCTTGGGGGAAACTTAAAAACTTTTGAAGTTACGGAAAAAATCATTGAATCCATAAGGTCTCAGATGATTCAGTGAGCATACTAAAATTTAAAAACTATTAGGTAAAACACATATCTGTAAATTGATCGGTGATTTTCATGAGATTTGAACTTGAAGGGAGAATAATTTTTAGCAAGGATGTAGAAGAAGAAACACAAAAAGATATTATTGAAGTTTTGGAAAATGGGGACATTTTTTTAAAGGGTGTTCCAGAAGGCAAAGAAAACGAAGCTTCAAAAATTGAAGGTTATGAATTCCAAGGAAAAGATTTAAAACTTAACATGACTTCAGGAACATACACGCGAGCACACGAAGGTATTGTGAGATTAAAAAAACCGATAATGGAAAAAGTTGGAAGAAAACACCAGATCGGTATTCGAGATGTTGCAATTGATAGTTACGTTGTAACAATTACCGCAACACCTTCAAAAGTTGCTGAATTAAAAGGATTAAAAGTTCCAGAATGCGAAGTTGAATTAGATGGCGAAAAAATTAAAATTCTCTTTAAAAATTTGGGCGATGGAGAATTAAAAAGAAATATAATCGATAGGGCAATCAAATTTGTTAAAACCGAGCTTGATAAACAAGAACAGGATTTAACTTTTGAAGTCTGTAAAATTGCACCTGGAACTATTGTTTCAGACTACAAAGCAAAAAGAGAAATTACATTTGATAAAGACCCAACTGAATTAGCAGAACCCTATGGGTGGGTAAAAAGATTCCCTGGAAGAGGACAGTGGTTTTACACAGCCCCAATGGCAAAATTATTCAGAGCATTTGAAAGCTTAATTGTCGAAGAATGTATCGAAAAAATAGGATTTGACGAATGCTTATTCCCTAAATTAATTCCTCTGGATGTAATGTATAAAATGAGATATTTAGAAGGACTCCCTGAAGGAATGTACTATGTATGCCCTCCAAAAAGAGAACCTGAAATGTTTAAGGATTTCGTAAATGAAATGATGATTAAAAAAGAAATTCCAATTGAAAAATTAAAAACATTATTGAGAGATCCAGGATATGTTTTAGCACCTGCACAGTGCGAACCATTCTACACGTTCTTTGACCACGAATTAGTTGATGTTGACAGTCCTTCAAAATTCTTTGATAAAAGCGGATGGACTTACAGATGGGAAGGCGGCGGAGCTAAAGG
Encoded proteins:
- the serS gene encoding serine--tRNA ligase produces the protein MRFELEGRIIFSKDVEEETQKDIIEVLENGDIFLKGVPEGKENEASKIEGYEFQGKDLKLNMTSGTYTRAHEGIVRLKKPIMEKVGRKHQIGIRDVAIDSYVVTITATPSKVAELKGLKVPECEVELDGEKIKILFKNLGDGELKRNIIDRAIKFVKTELDKQEQDLTFEVCKIAPGTIVSDYKAKREITFDKDPTELAEPYGWVKRFPGRGQWFYTAPMAKLFRAFESLIVEECIEKIGFDECLFPKLIPLDVMYKMRYLEGLPEGMYYVCPPKREPEMFKDFVNEMMIKKEIPIEKLKTLLRDPGYVLAPAQCEPFYTFFDHELVDVDSPSKFFDKSGWTYRWEGGGAKGLDRVNEFLRGECVWMGSPEFVEKVRDDTLKYAEKLAEKLDLEYWTEVGDDPFYLEGRKNEDRGIEFPDVPKYEMRLWLPHVKDERKGVAVTSANIHGTHFVEGFGIKDYKDRKVWTGCTGYGLSRWLIGFLAQYGYNYEDWPEIIQKKVGKLPEIPKLITWP